One window of Lacerta agilis isolate rLacAgi1 chromosome 14, rLacAgi1.pri, whole genome shotgun sequence genomic DNA carries:
- the LOC117058504 gene encoding histone H2B 1/2/3/4/6-like produces MPEPAKSVPVPKKGSKKAITKTQKKGDKKRKKSRKESYSIYVYKVLKQVHPDTGISSKAMSIMNSFVNDIFERIAAESSRLAHYNKRSTITSREIQTAVRLLLPGELAKHAVSEGTKAVTKYTSSK; encoded by the coding sequence ATGCCTGAGCCTGCGAAGTCAGTTCCGGTGCCTAAGAAAGGGTCGAAGAAGGCCATCACCAAGACCCAAAAGAAGGGCGACAAGAAGCGCAAGAAGAGCAGGAAGGAGAGCTACTCAATCTATGTCTACAAGGTGCTCAAGCAGGTCCACCCGGACACGGGCATCTCCTCCAAGGCCATGAGCATCATGAACTCCTTCGTCAACGACATCTTCGAGCGTATCGCGGCCGAGTCTTCCCGCCTGGCGCATTACAACAAGCGATCCACTATCACTTCCCGGGAGATCCAGACTGCTGTGCGCCTGCTGCTGCCCGGGGAGTTGGCCAAGCACGCCGTGTCTGAGGGCACCAAGGCCGTCACCAAGTACACCAGCTCCAAGTAA
- the LOC117058498 gene encoding histone H3 yields the protein MARTKQTARKSTGGKAPRKQLATKAARKSAPATGGVKKPHRYRPGTVALREIRRYQKSTELLIRKLPFQRLVREIAQDFKTDLRFQSSAVMALQEASEAYLVGLFEDTNLCAIHAKRVTIMPKDIQLARRIRGERA from the coding sequence ATGGCTCGTACCAAGCAGACCGCTCGCAAGTCCACCGGCGGGAAGGCGCCTCGCAAGCAGCTGGCGACCAAAGCCGCCCGGAAGAGCGCCCCGGCCACCGGCGGAGTGAAGAAGCCTCACCGCTACCGCCCTGGGACTGTCGCTTTGAGGGAGATCCGTCGCTACCAGAAGTCCACCGAGCTACTTATCCGCAAGCTGCCTTTCCAGCGTCTGGTGCGGGAGATCGCCCAGGATTTCAAGACTGACCTGCGCTTCCAGAGCTCTGCGGTGATGGCCCTGCAGGAGGCCAGCGAAGCTTATCTGGTCGGCCTTTTCGAAGATACCAACCTGTGCGCCATCCACGCCAAGCGGGTCACCATCATGCCCAAAGACATCCAGCTGGCTCGCCGCATCCGCGGAGAAAGGGCCTAA
- the LOC117058502 gene encoding histone H4 → MSGRGKGGKGLGKGGAKRHRKVLRDNIQGITKPAIRRLARRGGVKRISGLIYEETRGVLKVFLENVIRDAVTYTEHAKRKTVTAMDVVYALKRQGRTLYGFGG, encoded by the coding sequence ATGTCTGGCCGTGGCAAAGGTGGCAAGGGCTTGGGCAAAGGGGGCGCCAAAAGGCATAGGAAGGTCCTTCGTGATAACATCCAGGGAATCACTAAGCCTGCTATTCGCCGGCTGGCTCGCCGCGGAGGAGTGAAGCGTATTTCTGGGCTGATCTACGAGGAGACTCGCGGTGTGTTAAAGGTGTTTCTGGAGAACGTGATCCGTGATGCTGTAACCTACACGGAGCATGCGAAAAGGAAGACCGTGACTGCTATGGATGTGGTGTACGCCTTGAAGCGCCAAGGTCGTACTCTGTATGGATTTGGCGGCTAA